From Passer domesticus isolate bPasDom1 unplaced genomic scaffold, bPasDom1.hap1 HAP1_SCAFFOLD_58, whole genome shotgun sequence, the proteins below share one genomic window:
- the LOC135292906 gene encoding maestro heat-like repeat-containing protein family member 6 codes for MPTPPEICASTVDFFLESAVPYQQQVPAMVKNIHQSLMSHVTVDARLHSDIVRLAEEHPADVALTLLHCAPTCDRAAAMMWRAIGTSGPAMEKVLATLLCVMEHWPVHSTCTSDGDNKDVFALAATLVIWVIVPKCQEAMILHSSRLFVALLFHVVITTQQMPPEEVENFWRACQEEHRLPSKPNRFAVQAMKALLCRLECDQEVMDMERKCGWDTLLCAHTQHYAVGLLAREMRRVSLSLCSGIALRLLGLLSREEPRWDLPGLAFLVEVLECLDLRECADSILEIMSRHLRNECRERRRLALRGLVVLSKDPSMARRMGTLSPSLLELLGDADGELVGMTLSVFTNLLKSRDMLVSSTTAPKLAEALLLLFDHDNSHVQLLSLDLFFKVMDLVAEEGKKPLKSVVCQSLPALFFHCHDENQRVAEASQETLHCAAGFLQRRDLKELVEAEKLLAFAEVLLAEDTSRAAEQLRRALRYLESPQEPLREAAIRFMGMAGRHLRGQPRELLMICSALEHLTEDMSSAVSEVALQTLHVLRAIQRGHYSIFQRLQDQLRRAWKSRPRLSGLGWLHCRSSEEN; via the exons ATGCCCACTCCCCCTGAGATTTGTGCTTccactgtggattttttcctggagagtgctgttccttatcagcagcag gtgccagccatgGTGAAGAACATCCACCAGAGTCTCATGTCCCACGTCACTGTGGATGCCAGGCTGCACAGCGAcattgtgaggctggctgaGGAACACCCTGCAGACGTGGCGCtgaccctcctgcactgtgccccaacgtgtgacag agctgctgcaatgatgTGGAGAGCCATAGGCACATCAGGACCAGCAATGGAGAAGGTGCTGGCaacactgctctgtgtgatggagcattggcctgtgcacagcacatgcacctccgatggggacaacaAGGACgtttttgccctggct gcaactctggtgatctggGTCATTGTGCCTAAATGCCAGGAGGCCATGATCCTTCATTCCTCCcgcctgtttgtggctctgctcttccatgtTGTCATCACCACCcagcagatgccaccagaggaagttgaaaaCTTCTGGAGAGCGTGCCAGGAGGAACACCGCCTTCCCAGCAAGCCCAACAG gtttgcagtgcaggccatgaaggctctgctctgccgactggagtgtgaccaggaggTGATGGATATGGAGcgtaagtgtggctgggacacgctgctgtgtgctcacacccagcactatgctgtgggtctgctggccag agAGATGCGCCGTGTCTCCCTCTCCTTGTGTTCTGGGATTGCTCTCCGTCTgcttgggctgctcagcagggaggagccacgcTGGGATCTGCCCGGCCTAgcgttccttgtggag gtcctcgagtgcctggacttgagggaatgtgcTGACAGCATCCTGGAGATCATGTCAAGGCACCTGAGGAatgagtgcagggagaggcgtcgcctggcactcagaggcctcgtggtgctcagcaaggatccctcgatg gccaggagaatgggcactctgtctccaagccttctggagctgctgggtgatgcagaCGGAGAGCTGGTCGGCATGACGCTCTCTGTGTTCACTAATTTGCTCAAGAGCAGAGACATGCTGGTatccagcaccactgccccgaagctggctgaggctctcctgctgctcttcgaCCAC gaCAACAGCCACGTGCAGTTGCTTTCCCTTGACCTCTTCTTCAAGGTGATGGATTTGGtagcagaggagggaaaaaagcctcTTAAGTCAGTGGTGtgccagagccttcctgcactcttcttccactgccatgatgagaatcagcGTGTGGCAGAG gcctctcAGGAAACGCTGCATTGTGCGGCCGGGTTCCTGCAGAGGAGGGATCTCAAAGAGCTGGTGGAGGCAGAGAAGCTGTTGGCCTTTGCCGAGGTCTTG ctggcagaggacacgagccgagcggccgagcagctgcgccgggccctgcgctacctggagagcccccaggagcccctgcgagaggcggccatcaggttcatgg ggatggccgggcggcacctgagggggcagccaagagagctcctgatgatctgcagtg CCCTTGAACACCTGACCGAGGATATGAGCAGTGCCGTGTCAGAGGTGGCACTTCAAACACTGCATGTCCTCCGGGCAATTCAGCGTGGGCACTATTCcatcttccagaggctgcaagatcagctgcgcagggCATGGAAGAGTCGGCCTCGTCTGTCAGGGCTCGGCTGGCTGCATTGCCGGAGCTCTGAGGAGAACTGA